CCCTTCGCCGTCAACCCCTTGTGAAAAACGATTTCCTATTGGCGTAGACACACCAGAAGCATTAGGTGTACAATATTCACTTGGCGTAGACATACCAGAAGCATTAGGTGTACAATATTCACTTGGCGTAGAAGAACCAGAATCCATGCCACTATCAATAGAAGGGCTTCCAGGTACCTTCGGTGTAAAAGTAGGAGGCTCTTGTTGTTCCTTATCTCCTCCACTAGTTCGAGCAGAAAGCGCGTGGTGTTTCACCCGCTGATCAACAAACTTTGACCATTCATCCTCTAAAGTTGGACTTTCAGGCACCTTTGGTGAAGCAATTGGAGTAAGCTTAGGAGTTAAGCGACTAGATGAATTGCTTCTAAGATGAGCAGGATCTACTGTTGCAGTTTTGTCAAGCACCCCAAGATCAGAACTAAAAGGTTCGTGAAGTTGTTTTTCTACGTTACTCCCTCCAAATTGTATAGAACCTCTGAGTGTCCCATACTTTCCAGCTACTTTATTAAGGTTCTCTATAGAGTTAGAAAGTTTATGCTCTGTTTTGCGCTCTTTAACAATCCTCTTAATTTCATCGTGATGCTCAAAGAAAATGGTAGAAAGAAAATAAGTATCTTTAGGTAATGACTGTTTCGTTAGCAAATCATGTAACTTCTCAGCATTTAAACCCTTAATAAAATTTATCTGCTTATCCCATTCAGGTGCATATTTCTCCGAATCTGTTCCTTGCGCATGGTCTTTTTTCGATTCGATCTGTAACACTATGTCTTTTAGTATCTTTTCAAGTAACTTATCTTTGTTTGCTATTTCTTTATTGTTAAAAATACCCATTAATTGCTCTTTAATACTAACAATTTTGTCCTTCGCATCACCTGAAAGCAATTGACTATTCAACATTGCATCTGAGTAGTTAGTTTGACTAGATAAGCGATCTAACGATTGTGATACATTGTGCACTACATGACTTGTACTACTTTTTATCTTATCTTTAGCACGCACAGCACCATCTCTAATTTTTCCTGCAGCGTATGTTGACGCGTCCTTAACTTTCTCGGCAGTATATTTCGCCCCATCAACTGTTTTTTCTGCTGACCATTTGAGCCCTTTGAATGTGTATTCAACTGCTTTATAAGCAAAAAATAGAGTTAGGGCAACTATTGCACCTGTTGCAGCAACCGGTAAAGCAACTGCCACAAATGGAAGTAATGCACCAACCATCACACCTACTGCACCTACTGCAATCATTTGCTCTTTTGCAGACCAATTAGAGAAATTTTTTATATCTTTTAGTTTATCCTGCACAGTTTCCATGAAAGGAGAATTTTTTTTAACAGGACTTGAATTTGTTTGTTTACTGGCTAACATTTTAAACCTCACTATTAATTAAATATATTCATATTGTACACCCTCGATTCTTAAGTTAGTATTAATTTGCCTGTTAATGTTCATTTGTCTTTGAATAATTCTGCTTGACGTGTTTTTTGGAAGCGTAGAAAATTAGGTCAAGAAGCCGGAGTATTTATGAGGTGCATAAAAAGGGCACTCATCTTTTTGGCTGTTATAACTTTAATAATAATAGCTTTACTATTTAGGTATAATTCCCATTTTCACGAAGACGTAGTGCACTTAAAGAGTGACAACAAAGAATTCAAAAAAAAGCCAGAAAATTCTATAGAGTCGACCATACTACATAGAGAAAAGGAAGTGTACGATCATGTTTTCCATCCTGATGATTAATTTGTAAATAAAATAGCAATTTATGTTTGCATTTTCTTATTAAAGAAGTAATATTAGCGTATTAATTATAGAATCAATCGTTATGTTTGATGAGAATAATCCTTGGAATCTGGGAAAGAAACCGGTAGGGAGCAAAACTCCTAATAATGAAGATATTTTAAGTAAAGCTGTATCTGATGTAAGATTCTTTCTTAATGGATTAACCAGAAACAGGGGCAAAAAACCTTATTTCATCATTTTCATTATTTTACTGTTCTATGCTTGCACTGGCTTTTATATTGTCCATCCTAGTGAGGAAAGTATAGAACTTACCTTTGGTAAATATTCTAATACAGAAACACCTGGTTTGCGTTATCACTTCCCCTACCCTATTGGCAAGGTTTTTAAAGTGAATGTTAAGGAAGTAAATCGTGAAGAAATTGGGGTAAGTAATTCTTATGGGCGAGACACAGATCGCGGTGAAGGTGTGATGCTAACTGGGGATGAAAATATAGTCAACGTTAACTTCGAGGTTCAGTGGCGCGTTAGAGATGCTAAGGACTATTTATTCAAAGTGCGGGATTACAAACCCGGTTTCAGTGTTAAAAATGCTGCTGAAAGTGCCATGAGAGAAATAATAGGTAAAAACACGATCTCTTTTGCACTTGGTCAAGGCAGACCAGAAATTTCTAGAGATACTAGAATTCTATTGCAGCAGATTCTTGATGGATACCAAATGGGCATAGAGATTTTATCTGTTCAAATGAAAAAAATTGATCCACCAGAAAAAGTAATCAGTTCGTTTAGAGATGTACAAAGTGCTCGTGCAGACAAAGAGCGTACTATAAACGAAGCATACGCTTATAATAATGATATTATACCTCGAGCAAAGGGTGAAGCGATAAAGATAAAATTAGATGCAGAGGCATATGAGAATGAAGTAATAAATGAAGCAAAAGGTAATGCAAATCGCTTTTTATCTCTTTATGAGGAATATAGACAGAATCCTTCTCTCGTTAAGAATCGTATTTATCTTGAAACTATGGAAAATATTTTCAGTAAGGTAGACAAAGTTGTTGTAACTGATGATCTGAAAGGTATGTTTTCTTATTTACCTCTTACAAATTTAGGGAAATAACCATGAGTAGTAATATTAAAATTGTTTTTGTTTCTGTATTTGTTGTTTTATTGATTGTTTTATTTAATTCAATATTTGTTGTGCAAGAAACAAAGCAAGCGATAGTTATACAACTCGGTAAAGTTGTAAGAGATGTTAGGGAAAGTGGCTTATATTTTAAGTTACCATTCATAAACAGTGTAGAGTTTCTTGATAA
This genomic interval from Wolbachia endosymbiont (group A) of Rhinocyllus conicus contains the following:
- the hflK gene encoding FtsH protease activity modulator HflK, yielding MFDENNPWNLGKKPVGSKTPNNEDILSKAVSDVRFFLNGLTRNRGKKPYFIIFIILLFYACTGFYIVHPSEESIELTFGKYSNTETPGLRYHFPYPIGKVFKVNVKEVNREEIGVSNSYGRDTDRGEGVMLTGDENIVNVNFEVQWRVRDAKDYLFKVRDYKPGFSVKNAAESAMREIIGKNTISFALGQGRPEISRDTRILLQQILDGYQMGIEILSVQMKKIDPPEKVISSFRDVQSARADKERTINEAYAYNNDIIPRAKGEAIKIKLDAEAYENEVINEAKGNANRFLSLYEEYRQNPSLVKNRIYLETMENIFSKVDKVVVTDDLKGMFSYLPLTNLGK